The Micropterus dolomieu isolate WLL.071019.BEF.003 ecotype Adirondacks linkage group LG22, ASM2129224v1, whole genome shotgun sequence genome contains a region encoding:
- the zgc:123278 gene encoding LOW QUALITY PROTEIN: tumor susceptibility gene 101 protein (The sequence of the model RefSeq protein was modified relative to this genomic sequence to represent the inferred CDS: inserted 1 base in 1 codon), producing the protein MSYYEDAIKRMLPKTYHRKYVAHEINIALTHFKNLEPIMDKYVYKDGTTKDLMSLAGTIPVIFHDHTYNIPVCLWIEETYPXNCSHLLCQT; encoded by the exons ATGTCATACTACGAAGATGCGATTAAGAGAATGCTCCCCAAG ACCTATCATCGCAAATATGTGGCCCATGAAATAAACATTGCGTTGACTCACTTCAAAAACCTTGAGCCCATTATGGATAAATACG tttacaaGGATGGAACCACAAAGGACTTGATGAGTCTTGCCGGAACCATTCCTGTCATATTTCACG ATCACACCTATAACATCCCGGTGTGCCTGTGGATTGAGGAAACCTACC GAAACTGCTCCCATCTGCTATGTCAGACCTAG